One genomic window of Paenisporosarcina antarctica includes the following:
- a CDS encoding Gfo/Idh/MocA family protein: MEKLRVGLIGVGGIAVSRHLPSFLKLSDHVEVTAVCDVIQERAQSVAAEFSIPFYTSQYTKLFEHVDAVTICTPNKFHAEIAIAALNAGKHVLCEKPMAMTSKECEAMIEAADAAGKVLMIAYHYRYMKEARAAKRFIDEGEIGRPLVSRAQAIRRRKVPGWGVFTNKDLQGGGSLIDFGCHFLDLALHLMDFPEIAEVSGATYNELSRQPDVVNQWGKFDHTTFEVDDHATAYIKFKDGATLLFETSWAANLADDIEGVSISGTSGGLDVFPLKLYQSKYGMLLDQQAYWISDEDNPGISQAINFIESCKGRQTPLVKPQEALIVSKVIEAIYQSSETGKAVSFT; this comes from the coding sequence ATGGAAAAACTGAGAGTCGGACTTATAGGAGTTGGAGGAATTGCCGTTTCAAGGCATCTTCCCTCCTTTCTGAAGTTAAGCGACCATGTTGAGGTAACCGCCGTTTGTGATGTGATTCAGGAGCGAGCACAGTCAGTTGCAGCCGAATTCTCAATCCCTTTTTACACATCACAATATACGAAGCTTTTTGAACATGTTGATGCCGTGACAATATGTACGCCAAATAAATTTCACGCAGAGATTGCGATTGCCGCTTTAAATGCAGGAAAGCATGTGTTATGTGAAAAGCCAATGGCCATGACTTCAAAAGAATGTGAAGCGATGATCGAAGCAGCTGATGCTGCGGGAAAAGTGTTAATGATTGCTTACCACTATCGCTACATGAAAGAAGCGCGTGCTGCGAAAAGATTTATCGATGAAGGCGAAATTGGTCGTCCGCTTGTTTCTCGTGCGCAAGCGATTCGAAGACGAAAAGTACCAGGTTGGGGCGTTTTTACCAATAAAGATCTACAAGGTGGCGGCAGTTTAATCGATTTTGGTTGTCACTTCCTAGATTTAGCACTTCATTTAATGGATTTCCCTGAGATTGCAGAAGTTTCAGGAGCAACATACAATGAGTTAAGCCGTCAACCGGATGTGGTGAATCAATGGGGTAAGTTTGACCATACGACATTTGAAGTAGATGACCATGCGACGGCGTATATTAAATTTAAAGATGGTGCTACGCTATTATTTGAAACATCATGGGCAGCAAATTTGGCGGATGATATTGAAGGAGTTAGTATATCAGGTACAAGTGGTGGGCTTGATGTGTTTCCATTAAAGCTCTATCAATCAAAGTACGGAATGCTTTTAGATCAACAAGCGTATTGGATTTCAGATGAAGATAATCCTGGAATCTCACAAGCCATTAATTTTATTGAAAGTTGTAAAGGACGTCAAACTCCTCTTGTTAAGCCTCAAGAAGCACTTATTGTTTCCAAAGTAATAGAGGCTATTTATCAAAGCAGCGAAACTGGAAAAGCAGTTTCATTCACATAA